The proteins below come from a single Plutella xylostella chromosome 2, ilPluXylo3.1, whole genome shotgun sequence genomic window:
- the LOC105394466 gene encoding histidine decarboxylase isoform X2 yields MDHVEFRVKAKEMVDYIADYLEGVGARRVYPAVQPGYLHALLPRAAPAQPEPWDRIMRDVDDVIMPGLVHWQSPHMHAYFPALTSYPSIMGDFLSSALNVLCFTWASSPAGTELETIAMNWLGKILGLPECFLNEQNDSLGGGVIQTTASEATLVSLLAARTRTLTELSQLNPEEQSAALLAHLVCYCSDQAHSSVEKAGLIGLVRMRYIESDENQSMRGEKLEEAIISDKAKGLVPFWVCATLGTTGSVAFDNLREVAVVCQKYGAWLHIDAAYAGSAFVCPEFRHWMDGMEMADSFAFNPSKWLMVSFDCTAMWVKDSTALHRTFNVNPIYLRHENSGKAIDYMGSNKKRYKMKKIRTDSDTNGKQMNGKEKDTVIDDGYYYEDTEKLGGYDKMAPGCTEKIQLENPDKKEYLHWQIPLSRRFRALKLWFVLRNYGVSGLQKHIRKGVKLAKEFQALVESDVRFEVPQNSNLSLVVFRLKGDNALTERLLRRLNARGHMHAVPACFKDTYVIRFTVTSQRTTSQDILVDWEEIKLVASEILVETFGSDHGNISLDARKRPKVSLKQTRELNATFGTSLLLANSPMSPKIVNGTHAAICDYEQVLTSCAQTAAQLKMEPKDSPEMRRRIRGIKMSGKMFSLDSCMDLVQGLMVESMVLPQCAEEKEEVTSNEVEAKH; encoded by the exons CGAAGGAGATGGTGGACTACATAGCGGACTACCTGGAGGGCGTGGGCGCGCGGCGCGTGTACCCGGCCGTGCAGCCGGGCTACCTGCACGCGCTGctcccgcgcgccgcgcccgcccagcCCGAGCCCTGGGACCGCATCATGCGGGACGTGGATGACGTCATCATGCCCGGG CTGGTGCACTGGCAGAGTCCGCACATGCACGCTTACTTCCCGGCGCTGACGTCGTACCCCTCCATCATGGGGGACTTCTTGTCCAGTGCTCTGAACGTGCTGTGCTTCACTTGG GCCTCTTCACCAGCGGGCACGGAGCTGGAGACCATCGCCATGAACTGGCTCGGCAAGATCCTCGGCCTGCCCGAGTGTTTCCTCAACGAGCAGAACGACAGCCTCGGCGGCGGAGTCATTCAG ACTACGGCTAGTGAGGCGACCCTAGTGTCCTTACTGGCAGCTCGGACCCGCACCCTCACGGAGCTGTCTCAACTGAACCCTGAGGAGCAGAGTGCAGCTCTACTGGCTCACCTGGTGTGCTACTGCTCCGACCAGGCGCATTCCTCGGTGGAGAAGGCTGGGCTTATTG GTTTGGTCCGCATGCGGTACATCGAGTCTGATGAGAACCAGAGCATGCGCGGGGAGAAGCTCGAGGAGGCCATCATCAGCGACAAGGCCAAGGGACTCGTGCCTTTCTGG GTGTGTGCAACCCTGGGAACGACGGGGTCGGTGGCGTTCGACAACCTGCGTGAGGTGGCCGTCGTGTGTCAAAAGTACGGAGCGTGGCTTCACATTGATGCGGCGTATGCTGGTAGTGCTTTCGTGTGTCCTGAGTTCCG CCACTGGATGGACGGCATGGAGATGGCTGACTCCTTCGCGTTCAACCCCTCCAAGTGGCTCATGGTGTCTTTCGACTGCACCGCCATGTG GGTGAAAGACAGCACGGCTCTTCACCGGACCTTCAACGTCAATCCCATTTATTTGAGGCACGAAAACTCAg GAAAGGCTATCGATTACATG GGTAGCAACAAAAAACGATACAAAATGAAGAAAATCCGCACAGACTCAGACACAAACGGAAAACAAATGAATGGAAAAGAAAAGGATACAGTTATAGACGATGGATATTACTACGAAGATACAGAAAAACTTGGAGGTTACGACAAAATGGCGCCTGGATGTACTGAAAAGATACAACTTGAGAATCCGGATAAGAAGGAGTATTTA CACTGGCAAATACCGCTGAGTCGTCGCTTCAGGGCCCTGAAGCTGTGGTTTGTGCTGAGGAACTACGGGGTTTCAGGATTACAGAAGCATATTCGCaag gGTGTGAAATTGGCGAAGGAATTTCAAGCCCTAGTGGAGTCCGATGTCAGGTTTGAAGTGCCCCAGAATAGCAACCTGA GTCTAGTGGTGTTCCGTCTCAAAGGCGACAACGCGTTGACAGAACGCCTACTGCGGCGGTTGAACGCGCGCGGTCACATGCACGCCGTGCCCGCCTGCTTCAAGGACACCTACGTCATCCGGTTCACTGTGACGTCACAGCGCACCACCAGCCAGGATATACTGG TGGACTGGGAGGAGATCAAGCTGGTGGCTTCAGAGATCCTGGTGGAGACCTTCGGGTCAGACCACGGCAACATCAGCCTCGACGCGCGAAAGAGACCCAAGGTGTCTTTGAAAC AGACCCGTGAGCTGAACGCGACGTTCGGCACCAGTCTCCTGCTGGCCAACAGCCCGATGTCGCCCAAGATCGTGAACGGCACGCACGCCGCCATCTGCGACTATGAGcag GTGCTGACGTCATGCGCGCAAACCGCGGCGCAGCTCAAGATGGAGCCGAAGGATAGCCCTG AGATGCGTCGTCGCATCCGCGGCATCAAGATGTCGGGTAAGATGTTCTCGCTGGACTCCTGCATGGACCTGGTGCAGGGGCTGATGGTGGAGAGCATGGTACTGCCGCAGTGTGCTGAGGAGAAGGAGGAGGTTACTAGCAATG AAGTTGAAGCCAAACATTAG
- the LOC105394466 gene encoding histidine decarboxylase isoform X4 produces MDHVEFRVKAKEMVDYIADYLEGVGARRVYPAVQPGYLHALLPRAAPAQPEPWDRIMRDVDDVIMPGLVHWQSPHMHAYFPALTSYPSIMGDFLSSALNVLCFTWASSPAGTELETIAMNWLGKILGLPECFLNEQNDSLGGGVIQTTASEATLVSLLAARTRTLTELSQLNPEEQSAALLAHLVCYCSDQAHSSVEKAGLIGLVRMRYIESDENQSMRGEKLEEAIISDKAKGLVPFWVCATLGTTGSVAFDNLREVAVVCQKYGAWLHIDAAYAGSAFVCPEFRHWMDGMEMADSFAFNPSKWLMVSFDCTAMWVKDSTALHRTFNVNPIYLRHENSGKAIDYMGSNKKRYKMKKIRTDSDTNGKQMNGKEKDTVIDDGYYYEDTEKLGGYDKMAPGCTEKIQLENPDKKEYLHWQIPLSRRFRALKLWFVLRNYGVSGLQKHIRKGVKLAKEFQALVESDVRFEVPQNSNLSLVVFRLKGDNALTERLLRRLNARGHMHAVPACFKDTYVIRFTVTSQRTTSQDILVDWEEIKLVASEILVETFGSDHGNISLDARKRPKVSLKQTRELNATFGTSLLLANSPMSPKIVNGTHAAICDYEQVLTSCAQTAAQLKMEPKDSPEVEAKH; encoded by the exons CGAAGGAGATGGTGGACTACATAGCGGACTACCTGGAGGGCGTGGGCGCGCGGCGCGTGTACCCGGCCGTGCAGCCGGGCTACCTGCACGCGCTGctcccgcgcgccgcgcccgcccagcCCGAGCCCTGGGACCGCATCATGCGGGACGTGGATGACGTCATCATGCCCGGG CTGGTGCACTGGCAGAGTCCGCACATGCACGCTTACTTCCCGGCGCTGACGTCGTACCCCTCCATCATGGGGGACTTCTTGTCCAGTGCTCTGAACGTGCTGTGCTTCACTTGG GCCTCTTCACCAGCGGGCACGGAGCTGGAGACCATCGCCATGAACTGGCTCGGCAAGATCCTCGGCCTGCCCGAGTGTTTCCTCAACGAGCAGAACGACAGCCTCGGCGGCGGAGTCATTCAG ACTACGGCTAGTGAGGCGACCCTAGTGTCCTTACTGGCAGCTCGGACCCGCACCCTCACGGAGCTGTCTCAACTGAACCCTGAGGAGCAGAGTGCAGCTCTACTGGCTCACCTGGTGTGCTACTGCTCCGACCAGGCGCATTCCTCGGTGGAGAAGGCTGGGCTTATTG GTTTGGTCCGCATGCGGTACATCGAGTCTGATGAGAACCAGAGCATGCGCGGGGAGAAGCTCGAGGAGGCCATCATCAGCGACAAGGCCAAGGGACTCGTGCCTTTCTGG GTGTGTGCAACCCTGGGAACGACGGGGTCGGTGGCGTTCGACAACCTGCGTGAGGTGGCCGTCGTGTGTCAAAAGTACGGAGCGTGGCTTCACATTGATGCGGCGTATGCTGGTAGTGCTTTCGTGTGTCCTGAGTTCCG CCACTGGATGGACGGCATGGAGATGGCTGACTCCTTCGCGTTCAACCCCTCCAAGTGGCTCATGGTGTCTTTCGACTGCACCGCCATGTG GGTGAAAGACAGCACGGCTCTTCACCGGACCTTCAACGTCAATCCCATTTATTTGAGGCACGAAAACTCAg GAAAGGCTATCGATTACATG GGTAGCAACAAAAAACGATACAAAATGAAGAAAATCCGCACAGACTCAGACACAAACGGAAAACAAATGAATGGAAAAGAAAAGGATACAGTTATAGACGATGGATATTACTACGAAGATACAGAAAAACTTGGAGGTTACGACAAAATGGCGCCTGGATGTACTGAAAAGATACAACTTGAGAATCCGGATAAGAAGGAGTATTTA CACTGGCAAATACCGCTGAGTCGTCGCTTCAGGGCCCTGAAGCTGTGGTTTGTGCTGAGGAACTACGGGGTTTCAGGATTACAGAAGCATATTCGCaag gGTGTGAAATTGGCGAAGGAATTTCAAGCCCTAGTGGAGTCCGATGTCAGGTTTGAAGTGCCCCAGAATAGCAACCTGA GTCTAGTGGTGTTCCGTCTCAAAGGCGACAACGCGTTGACAGAACGCCTACTGCGGCGGTTGAACGCGCGCGGTCACATGCACGCCGTGCCCGCCTGCTTCAAGGACACCTACGTCATCCGGTTCACTGTGACGTCACAGCGCACCACCAGCCAGGATATACTGG TGGACTGGGAGGAGATCAAGCTGGTGGCTTCAGAGATCCTGGTGGAGACCTTCGGGTCAGACCACGGCAACATCAGCCTCGACGCGCGAAAGAGACCCAAGGTGTCTTTGAAAC AGACCCGTGAGCTGAACGCGACGTTCGGCACCAGTCTCCTGCTGGCCAACAGCCCGATGTCGCCCAAGATCGTGAACGGCACGCACGCCGCCATCTGCGACTATGAGcag GTGCTGACGTCATGCGCGCAAACCGCGGCGCAGCTCAAGATGGAGCCGAAGGATAGCCCTG AAGTTGAAGCCAAACATTAG
- the LOC105394466 gene encoding histidine decarboxylase isoform X3 translates to MDHVEFRVKAKEMVDYIADYLEGVGARRVYPAVQPGYLHALLPRAAPAQPEPWDRIMRDVDDVIMPGLVHWQSPHMHAYFPALTSYPSIMGDFLSSALNVLCFTWASSPAGTELETIAMNWLGKILGLPECFLNEQNDSLGGGVIQTTASEATLVSLLAARTRTLTELSQLNPEEQSAALLAHLVCYCSDQAHSSVEKAGLIGLVRMRYIESDENQSMRGEKLEEAIISDKAKGLVPFWVCATLGTTGSVAFDNLREVAVVCQKYGAWLHIDAAYAGSAFVCPEFRHWMDGMEMADSFAFNPSKWLMVSFDCTAMWVKDSTALHRTFNVNPIYLRHENSGKAIDYMGSNKKRYKMKKIRTDSDTNGKQMNGKEKDTVIDDGYYYEDTEKLGGYDKMAPGCTEKIQLENPDKKEYLHWQIPLSRRFRALKLWFVLRNYGVSGLQKHIRKGVKLAKEFQALVESDVRFEVPQNSNLSLVVFRLKGDNALTERLLRRLNARGHMHAVPACFKDTYVIRFTVTSQRTTSQDILVDWEEIKLVASEILVETFGSDHGNISLDARKRPKVSLKQTRELNATFGTSLLLANSPMSPKIVNGTHAAICDYEQVLTSCAQTAAQLKMEPKDSPGSEVEAKH, encoded by the exons CGAAGGAGATGGTGGACTACATAGCGGACTACCTGGAGGGCGTGGGCGCGCGGCGCGTGTACCCGGCCGTGCAGCCGGGCTACCTGCACGCGCTGctcccgcgcgccgcgcccgcccagcCCGAGCCCTGGGACCGCATCATGCGGGACGTGGATGACGTCATCATGCCCGGG CTGGTGCACTGGCAGAGTCCGCACATGCACGCTTACTTCCCGGCGCTGACGTCGTACCCCTCCATCATGGGGGACTTCTTGTCCAGTGCTCTGAACGTGCTGTGCTTCACTTGG GCCTCTTCACCAGCGGGCACGGAGCTGGAGACCATCGCCATGAACTGGCTCGGCAAGATCCTCGGCCTGCCCGAGTGTTTCCTCAACGAGCAGAACGACAGCCTCGGCGGCGGAGTCATTCAG ACTACGGCTAGTGAGGCGACCCTAGTGTCCTTACTGGCAGCTCGGACCCGCACCCTCACGGAGCTGTCTCAACTGAACCCTGAGGAGCAGAGTGCAGCTCTACTGGCTCACCTGGTGTGCTACTGCTCCGACCAGGCGCATTCCTCGGTGGAGAAGGCTGGGCTTATTG GTTTGGTCCGCATGCGGTACATCGAGTCTGATGAGAACCAGAGCATGCGCGGGGAGAAGCTCGAGGAGGCCATCATCAGCGACAAGGCCAAGGGACTCGTGCCTTTCTGG GTGTGTGCAACCCTGGGAACGACGGGGTCGGTGGCGTTCGACAACCTGCGTGAGGTGGCCGTCGTGTGTCAAAAGTACGGAGCGTGGCTTCACATTGATGCGGCGTATGCTGGTAGTGCTTTCGTGTGTCCTGAGTTCCG CCACTGGATGGACGGCATGGAGATGGCTGACTCCTTCGCGTTCAACCCCTCCAAGTGGCTCATGGTGTCTTTCGACTGCACCGCCATGTG GGTGAAAGACAGCACGGCTCTTCACCGGACCTTCAACGTCAATCCCATTTATTTGAGGCACGAAAACTCAg GAAAGGCTATCGATTACATG GGTAGCAACAAAAAACGATACAAAATGAAGAAAATCCGCACAGACTCAGACACAAACGGAAAACAAATGAATGGAAAAGAAAAGGATACAGTTATAGACGATGGATATTACTACGAAGATACAGAAAAACTTGGAGGTTACGACAAAATGGCGCCTGGATGTACTGAAAAGATACAACTTGAGAATCCGGATAAGAAGGAGTATTTA CACTGGCAAATACCGCTGAGTCGTCGCTTCAGGGCCCTGAAGCTGTGGTTTGTGCTGAGGAACTACGGGGTTTCAGGATTACAGAAGCATATTCGCaag gGTGTGAAATTGGCGAAGGAATTTCAAGCCCTAGTGGAGTCCGATGTCAGGTTTGAAGTGCCCCAGAATAGCAACCTGA GTCTAGTGGTGTTCCGTCTCAAAGGCGACAACGCGTTGACAGAACGCCTACTGCGGCGGTTGAACGCGCGCGGTCACATGCACGCCGTGCCCGCCTGCTTCAAGGACACCTACGTCATCCGGTTCACTGTGACGTCACAGCGCACCACCAGCCAGGATATACTGG TGGACTGGGAGGAGATCAAGCTGGTGGCTTCAGAGATCCTGGTGGAGACCTTCGGGTCAGACCACGGCAACATCAGCCTCGACGCGCGAAAGAGACCCAAGGTGTCTTTGAAAC AGACCCGTGAGCTGAACGCGACGTTCGGCACCAGTCTCCTGCTGGCCAACAGCCCGATGTCGCCCAAGATCGTGAACGGCACGCACGCCGCCATCTGCGACTATGAGcag GTGCTGACGTCATGCGCGCAAACCGCGGCGCAGCTCAAGATGGAGCCGAAGGATAGCCCTGG TTCAGAAGTTGAAGCCAAACATTAG
- the LOC105394466 gene encoding histidine decarboxylase isoform X1 has product MDHVEFRVKAKEMVDYIADYLEGVGARRVYPAVQPGYLHALLPRAAPAQPEPWDRIMRDVDDVIMPGLVHWQSPHMHAYFPALTSYPSIMGDFLSSALNVLCFTWASSPAGTELETIAMNWLGKILGLPECFLNEQNDSLGGGVIQTTASEATLVSLLAARTRTLTELSQLNPEEQSAALLAHLVCYCSDQAHSSVEKAGLIGLVRMRYIESDENQSMRGEKLEEAIISDKAKGLVPFWVCATLGTTGSVAFDNLREVAVVCQKYGAWLHIDAAYAGSAFVCPEFRHWMDGMEMADSFAFNPSKWLMVSFDCTAMWVKDSTALHRTFNVNPIYLRHENSGKAIDYMGSNKKRYKMKKIRTDSDTNGKQMNGKEKDTVIDDGYYYEDTEKLGGYDKMAPGCTEKIQLENPDKKEYLHWQIPLSRRFRALKLWFVLRNYGVSGLQKHIRKGVKLAKEFQALVESDVRFEVPQNSNLSLVVFRLKGDNALTERLLRRLNARGHMHAVPACFKDTYVIRFTVTSQRTTSQDILVDWEEIKLVASEILVETFGSDHGNISLDARKRPKVSLKQTRELNATFGTSLLLANSPMSPKIVNGTHAAICDYEQVLTSCAQTAAQLKMEPKDSPEMRRRIRGIKMSGKMFSLDSCMDLVQGLMVESMVLPQCAEEKEEVTSNGSSGDKSSNSTSPMASSGNKLETNTDDNQLQIPAAPRQIRSKSVDVSLSELFEDAKVTIDVEKNEIVITPTGSKVFADDIKKSDAVNDKMSIGEKFSQAFENLQDNLQMLRDGNDVDDGKDDEANSKLTIKGPGSYIKKLIQQFSEAPVENDDAKADSETEQTTMKGRADAICKKCLHYKGKLKK; this is encoded by the exons CGAAGGAGATGGTGGACTACATAGCGGACTACCTGGAGGGCGTGGGCGCGCGGCGCGTGTACCCGGCCGTGCAGCCGGGCTACCTGCACGCGCTGctcccgcgcgccgcgcccgcccagcCCGAGCCCTGGGACCGCATCATGCGGGACGTGGATGACGTCATCATGCCCGGG CTGGTGCACTGGCAGAGTCCGCACATGCACGCTTACTTCCCGGCGCTGACGTCGTACCCCTCCATCATGGGGGACTTCTTGTCCAGTGCTCTGAACGTGCTGTGCTTCACTTGG GCCTCTTCACCAGCGGGCACGGAGCTGGAGACCATCGCCATGAACTGGCTCGGCAAGATCCTCGGCCTGCCCGAGTGTTTCCTCAACGAGCAGAACGACAGCCTCGGCGGCGGAGTCATTCAG ACTACGGCTAGTGAGGCGACCCTAGTGTCCTTACTGGCAGCTCGGACCCGCACCCTCACGGAGCTGTCTCAACTGAACCCTGAGGAGCAGAGTGCAGCTCTACTGGCTCACCTGGTGTGCTACTGCTCCGACCAGGCGCATTCCTCGGTGGAGAAGGCTGGGCTTATTG GTTTGGTCCGCATGCGGTACATCGAGTCTGATGAGAACCAGAGCATGCGCGGGGAGAAGCTCGAGGAGGCCATCATCAGCGACAAGGCCAAGGGACTCGTGCCTTTCTGG GTGTGTGCAACCCTGGGAACGACGGGGTCGGTGGCGTTCGACAACCTGCGTGAGGTGGCCGTCGTGTGTCAAAAGTACGGAGCGTGGCTTCACATTGATGCGGCGTATGCTGGTAGTGCTTTCGTGTGTCCTGAGTTCCG CCACTGGATGGACGGCATGGAGATGGCTGACTCCTTCGCGTTCAACCCCTCCAAGTGGCTCATGGTGTCTTTCGACTGCACCGCCATGTG GGTGAAAGACAGCACGGCTCTTCACCGGACCTTCAACGTCAATCCCATTTATTTGAGGCACGAAAACTCAg GAAAGGCTATCGATTACATG GGTAGCAACAAAAAACGATACAAAATGAAGAAAATCCGCACAGACTCAGACACAAACGGAAAACAAATGAATGGAAAAGAAAAGGATACAGTTATAGACGATGGATATTACTACGAAGATACAGAAAAACTTGGAGGTTACGACAAAATGGCGCCTGGATGTACTGAAAAGATACAACTTGAGAATCCGGATAAGAAGGAGTATTTA CACTGGCAAATACCGCTGAGTCGTCGCTTCAGGGCCCTGAAGCTGTGGTTTGTGCTGAGGAACTACGGGGTTTCAGGATTACAGAAGCATATTCGCaag gGTGTGAAATTGGCGAAGGAATTTCAAGCCCTAGTGGAGTCCGATGTCAGGTTTGAAGTGCCCCAGAATAGCAACCTGA GTCTAGTGGTGTTCCGTCTCAAAGGCGACAACGCGTTGACAGAACGCCTACTGCGGCGGTTGAACGCGCGCGGTCACATGCACGCCGTGCCCGCCTGCTTCAAGGACACCTACGTCATCCGGTTCACTGTGACGTCACAGCGCACCACCAGCCAGGATATACTGG TGGACTGGGAGGAGATCAAGCTGGTGGCTTCAGAGATCCTGGTGGAGACCTTCGGGTCAGACCACGGCAACATCAGCCTCGACGCGCGAAAGAGACCCAAGGTGTCTTTGAAAC AGACCCGTGAGCTGAACGCGACGTTCGGCACCAGTCTCCTGCTGGCCAACAGCCCGATGTCGCCCAAGATCGTGAACGGCACGCACGCCGCCATCTGCGACTATGAGcag GTGCTGACGTCATGCGCGCAAACCGCGGCGCAGCTCAAGATGGAGCCGAAGGATAGCCCTG AGATGCGTCGTCGCATCCGCGGCATCAAGATGTCGGGTAAGATGTTCTCGCTGGACTCCTGCATGGACCTGGTGCAGGGGCTGATGGTGGAGAGCATGGTACTGCCGCAGTGTGCTGAGGAGAAGGAGGAGGTTACTAGCAATG GTTCCAGCGGCGACAAGTCTTCCAACTCAACTTCTCCAATGGCATCTAGTGGCAACAAACTTGAAACAAACACCGATGATAACCAACTGCAAATACCAGCAGCACCCAGGCAGATCCGATCAAAATCTGTAGATGTCTCTCTTTCAGAACTATTTGAAGACGCTAAAGTCACCATTGATGTGGAAAAGAATGAAATTGTTATCACTCCAACAGGCAGCAAAGTTTTCGCTGATGATATTAAAAAATCTGATGCAGTTAATGATAAAATGAGCATTGGGGAGAAGTTCAGTCAAGCATTTGAAAATTTGCAGGATAACTTGCAAATGCTTAGGGACGGtaatgatgttgatgatggTAAAGATGATGAGGCAAACAGCAAACTGACAATCAAAGGTCCAGGTAGTTACATTAAGAAATTGATTCAACAATTTAGCGAAGCCCCTGTTGAAAATGATGATGCGAAGGCCGACTCTGAAACTGAGCAAACCACGATGAAAGGTAGGGCTGATGCCATTTGCAAAAAGTGCTTACATTACAAAGGAAAACTGAAAAAGTAA